The following are from one region of the Stigmatella ashevillena genome:
- a CDS encoding extracellular catalytic domain type 1 short-chain-length polyhydroxyalkanoate depolymerase, with the protein MTLTEHKRWRIRLHAAVLSSLCLVGLPGLAAVAPLFADRTGPIVGLAGKCVDVAASGTANGTAVQLYTCATGVAQTWTVGDNGTIRNPNSGKCLDVTGQGTANGSTVQLWDCNGSGAQQWIHDASAQTLLNPQSGRCLDVTGESSADRTRLQIWDCNGQANQKWRLPGDDSTCTRSVAAGDSTLGVTFNGVRYNVAVYVPSGVAATTRLPLVLDLHGTGSTGPGQIVYSNIKSAAQTNRFAVVAPSGAVVSGSGFAWNVPGVTTGPRDDVAFLDQVITTMGSALCGDLNRVFAVGYSGGARMASAYACARPDRLAGLAAIAGLRAGRPDPANTGQPDGASCRPASTVPVIAFHGQQDYTNPYDGGGSSVWQYTVPAAQQRWATLNGCGSTPATVTVSSHVSRLTYSGCRDGADVVLYRISNGGHTWPGTPQPSPGNGTTTLEIDANTLLWNFFASH; encoded by the coding sequence GTGACGCTCACAGAACACAAGCGATGGCGAATCCGACTGCACGCCGCAGTGCTGTCGAGCCTCTGCCTCGTGGGGCTGCCGGGGCTTGCCGCCGTCGCGCCCCTTTTTGCCGACCGTACCGGCCCGATCGTCGGACTGGCCGGAAAGTGTGTCGATGTCGCGGCCTCAGGCACCGCGAACGGCACCGCCGTCCAGCTCTACACCTGCGCCACCGGGGTGGCACAGACCTGGACAGTCGGTGACAACGGCACGATTCGCAACCCCAACTCTGGCAAGTGTCTGGATGTCACCGGACAAGGGACGGCGAACGGGAGCACGGTCCAACTGTGGGACTGCAATGGGAGCGGCGCGCAGCAGTGGATCCATGACGCGTCGGCGCAGACGCTGCTCAACCCCCAGTCGGGACGCTGCCTGGACGTGACCGGCGAGAGCTCCGCGGACCGGACCCGGCTGCAGATCTGGGACTGCAACGGCCAAGCCAATCAGAAGTGGCGGCTGCCCGGCGATGACAGCACCTGCACCCGCTCCGTCGCCGCTGGCGACAGCACCCTTGGAGTCACCTTCAACGGGGTGCGCTACAACGTCGCCGTCTATGTCCCGAGCGGCGTCGCCGCCACGACCCGGCTGCCGCTCGTGCTCGACCTCCACGGGACGGGCAGCACCGGCCCAGGTCAGATCGTGTACAGCAACATCAAGTCCGCCGCGCAGACGAACAGGTTCGCGGTCGTCGCCCCCTCCGGTGCGGTCGTCAGCGGCAGCGGGTTCGCGTGGAACGTTCCTGGCGTCACGACAGGCCCGCGTGACGATGTCGCCTTCCTCGACCAAGTGATCACCACGATGGGCTCCGCGCTCTGCGGGGACCTCAACCGGGTCTTCGCTGTCGGCTATTCTGGCGGCGCGCGGATGGCGTCCGCGTACGCCTGCGCGCGCCCGGACCGGTTGGCTGGACTCGCGGCCATCGCGGGGCTCCGCGCCGGACGTCCTGACCCGGCGAACACGGGTCAACCGGATGGGGCGTCCTGCCGACCGGCCAGCACGGTGCCGGTGATCGCCTTCCATGGACAGCAGGACTACACGAATCCGTACGATGGCGGCGGCAGCTCGGTGTGGCAGTACACCGTGCCCGCAGCACAACAGCGGTGGGCGACGCTCAACGGGTGCGGTTCGACTCCGGCGACCGTCACCGTGTCGTCGCACGTCAGCAGGCTCACGTACTCGGGCTGCCGTGACGGCGCCGATGTCGTGCTCTACCGGATCTCCAATGGCGGTCACACGTGGCCGGGGACCCCTCAGCCATCACCCGGGAACGGGACAACCACCCTGGAGATCGATGCCAACACCCTGCTCTGGAACTTCTTCGCCTCGCATTGA
- a CDS encoding OsmC family protein gives MSQTHIKVRWKGGAGGSGFLQAGEGLETRVTLPKDFQGLGEAATPENLLLGAVASCYLITFGIILDKARIAYEGLELEGELRMDMGPRPSVQEIVLLSRIVSNASEETLRGLSERAEQFCPIGRTIAGNVAKSIRLTVVAPGT, from the coding sequence ATGAGCCAGACACACATCAAAGTACGTTGGAAGGGCGGCGCGGGGGGAAGCGGATTCCTCCAGGCGGGCGAGGGCCTCGAAACCCGTGTGACGCTGCCGAAGGACTTCCAGGGGCTCGGGGAGGCCGCTACCCCCGAGAACCTGCTCCTGGGCGCCGTCGCGAGCTGCTACCTCATCACCTTCGGCATCATCCTCGACAAGGCGAGGATCGCTTACGAGGGCCTGGAACTCGAAGGCGAGCTGCGGATGGACATGGGGCCACGGCCCTCGGTTCAGGAAATCGTTCTTCTCTCCCGAATCGTCTCCAACGCGAGCGAGGAAACACTTCGGGGCCTCTCCGAGCGGGCCGAGCAGTTCTGCCCGATTGGCCGGACGATCGCGGGGAACGTCGCGAAGTCGATACGCCTCACGGTCGTTGCCCCGGGAACTTGA
- a CDS encoding cupin domain-containing protein, with protein sequence MHFSSKDFAKTRAVLLAQVPERLHHAGVTEQFHGAFSDERGHGVALVELPSRTLSLTIGHLRPEQSTRLHRHNYETILYIVKGQGYTLVEDRKIEWKAGDAVYVPVWAWHRHVNLHAKLEAEYVACENAPLLQNLGEIALREEASSQEGHP encoded by the coding sequence GTGCACTTTAGCTCGAAGGATTTCGCGAAGACGCGCGCGGTCCTCCTCGCGCAAGTGCCCGAGCGGCTGCACCACGCGGGGGTGACGGAGCAGTTCCACGGCGCGTTCTCGGACGAGCGAGGCCACGGCGTGGCACTCGTGGAACTGCCCTCGCGCACCCTCAGCCTGACGATCGGGCATTTGCGTCCCGAGCAGTCCACGCGGCTGCACCGTCACAACTACGAGACGATCCTCTACATCGTGAAGGGTCAGGGCTACACACTCGTCGAGGACCGGAAGATCGAGTGGAAGGCCGGAGACGCTGTCTACGTCCCCGTCTGGGCCTGGCACCGCCACGTCAACCTCCACGCGAAGCTCGAGGCCGAATACGTGGCCTGCGAGAACGCTCCACTGCTGCAAAACCTCGGCGAGATTGCCCTCCGCGAAGAGGCGTCCTCCCAGGAAGGTCACCCATGA
- a CDS encoding TenA family transcriptional regulator, which produces MTTATQLSARWSGLLPRESLERLDATVFLTRCRQGMAARDVLETFLVQQYHYSRHFTRYLCALLANMTSEADRFALTENLFEEMGLGGMGEIPHSQIYRQMLDAFGLDPSTQPPLAETTALVRGMLRLCSDAEPLVGLGALCLGAEAIVPHVYQQILTGLLSAGFPERELTFFPLHIEGDDGHALTMKQIIERELAARPDKRSVLRAAAEESIETRRAFFAALAAPTVEAVDTSRRAASAL; this is translated from the coding sequence ATGACCACCGCCACTCAACTCTCGGCCCGCTGGAGCGGCCTGCTCCCCAGAGAGTCTCTGGAACGGCTCGATGCCACCGTGTTTCTCACGCGCTGCCGCCAAGGAATGGCAGCCCGCGACGTGCTCGAGACGTTCCTCGTGCAGCAGTACCACTATTCCCGCCACTTCACGCGCTACCTCTGCGCCCTGCTGGCGAACATGACCAGCGAAGCCGACCGCTTCGCCCTGACGGAGAACCTCTTCGAGGAGATGGGGCTCGGAGGCATGGGCGAGATCCCTCACTCGCAGATCTACCGGCAGATGTTGGATGCTTTCGGGTTGGATCCTTCCACCCAGCCGCCGCTCGCGGAGACGACGGCCTTGGTGAGGGGCATGCTGCGGCTCTGTTCGGACGCCGAGCCCTTGGTCGGGCTCGGCGCGCTCTGCCTCGGCGCGGAGGCCATCGTTCCGCACGTCTACCAGCAGATCCTCACCGGCCTCCTGAGCGCCGGTTTTCCGGAGCGGGAGCTCACCTTCTTCCCGCTGCACATCGAGGGCGATGACGGCCACGCCCTGACGATGAAGCAAATCATCGAGCGGGAACTCGCCGCGCGGCCCGACAAGCGGAGCGTGCTGCGCGCGGCCGCAGAGGAGAGCATCGAAACCCGCCGCGCGTTCTTCGCCGCGCTGGCCGCGCCCACGGTGGAAGCCGTTGACACCTCACGGAGGGCCGCCAGTGCACTTTAG
- a CDS encoding class I adenylate-forming enzyme family protein encodes MTALPTTLVADERRFELAKDPVLGAGNFLDWALKASPAPQAPILSLERELETFTGEKFRELSLEQLARLAHLYARLYKKLGVRAADPVFVYLDDGVEYLIHYLALTHLGAIGVLTNGNMDPRIAAVHARNVGVAGIFTDASHIQALRPLTQESGYGFIVTEADLRGTPEEALPTYRRHEFSADDPIMIAHSSGTTGIPKAVLLQHERFFHGVRYRLGVPRVAGGERILSSLPHSHNCAIAYIMLALLSGTPVYIASDHSGRAVLGQIDTFKPSMVVSFPQTYVEMTECEMDAFDLSSVNLWFNGGDAAHESHIRALIRHGFHEQNGQRQPGSVFIDGMGSSEMGFSLFRHVHTLKTNLYNRCVGRPLEWVDAQILSEEGEKLPPFQVGRLGVKAPSVTTGYWNNSLLTYRSRLSGYFLTGDLAYRDEEGRFFHVDRTPDVILTPTGPVYGLQTEELLLSRFAAIADCAVFGEEAEGSGAIQAVAYVRIRPSSNLSRYSASVLTTRFNQELASSGLPTLGGVLIVGMDAIPLGTTGKVLKRVLRMNETPAHAAIGRLNLRKGIA; translated from the coding sequence ATGACTGCATTGCCAACCACGCTCGTCGCCGACGAGCGCCGCTTCGAGCTTGCGAAGGATCCGGTGCTGGGCGCCGGGAACTTCCTCGACTGGGCCCTGAAGGCGAGCCCGGCGCCGCAGGCGCCCATCCTCTCTCTCGAGCGCGAACTGGAGACATTCACCGGAGAGAAGTTCCGAGAGCTCAGCCTCGAGCAGCTCGCCCGTCTCGCGCACCTCTACGCCCGGCTCTATAAGAAGCTGGGGGTGCGCGCAGCGGATCCCGTCTTCGTCTACCTCGACGATGGGGTGGAGTACCTCATCCATTACCTCGCGCTCACGCACCTGGGCGCGATCGGCGTCCTCACCAACGGCAACATGGATCCCCGGATCGCCGCGGTGCATGCGCGCAATGTGGGCGTGGCCGGCATCTTCACGGACGCGTCCCACATCCAGGCGCTGCGTCCCCTGACCCAAGAGAGCGGGTACGGATTCATCGTCACCGAAGCCGACCTCCGGGGAACCCCCGAGGAGGCTTTGCCCACCTACCGGCGGCACGAGTTCTCCGCCGATGACCCGATCATGATCGCACACTCCTCGGGGACGACGGGCATTCCCAAGGCCGTGCTGCTCCAGCACGAGCGCTTCTTCCACGGGGTGCGCTACCGGCTGGGAGTGCCCAGGGTCGCGGGGGGGGAGCGCATCCTGTCGTCGCTCCCGCATTCCCATAACTGCGCCATCGCCTACATCATGCTCGCCTTGCTGAGCGGGACGCCGGTCTACATCGCCTCTGATCACTCGGGACGCGCCGTGCTGGGGCAGATCGACACCTTCAAGCCCAGCATGGTCGTCTCGTTCCCGCAGACCTATGTCGAGATGACCGAGTGCGAGATGGACGCCTTTGATCTCTCCTCGGTGAACCTCTGGTTCAACGGCGGAGACGCGGCCCACGAGAGCCATATTCGAGCACTCATCCGCCATGGCTTCCATGAGCAGAACGGTCAGCGGCAGCCCGGTTCGGTGTTCATCGATGGCATGGGCTCCTCCGAGATGGGCTTCTCGCTGTTCCGCCACGTCCACACGCTCAAGACCAACCTCTACAACCGGTGCGTCGGTCGGCCGCTCGAATGGGTGGATGCGCAGATCCTCTCCGAGGAGGGCGAGAAGCTTCCGCCGTTCCAGGTCGGACGCCTCGGGGTGAAGGCGCCTTCGGTGACGACCGGGTACTGGAACAACAGCCTGCTCACGTACCGGTCCCGCCTCTCCGGCTACTTCCTCACCGGGGACCTCGCCTACCGCGATGAGGAGGGCCGTTTCTTCCACGTGGATCGCACACCGGACGTGATTCTCACGCCCACGGGTCCCGTCTATGGCCTGCAGACCGAAGAGCTGCTGCTGAGCCGCTTCGCGGCGATCGCGGACTGCGCGGTATTCGGCGAGGAAGCGGAGGGCTCGGGCGCCATCCAGGCGGTAGCCTATGTGCGGATCCGGCCAAGCTCGAACCTCTCGAGATACAGCGCGTCGGTGCTCACCACGCGCTTCAACCAGGAACTCGCCAGTTCAGGCCTGCCCACGCTGGGCGGCGTTCTGATCGTCGGCATGGACGCAATCCCCCTGGGAACCACGGGCAAGGTCCTGAAGCGGGTCTTGCGAATGAATGAAACCCCGGCCCATGCCGCCATCGGCCGCTTGAACTTGAGGAAAGGAATCGCGTGA
- a CDS encoding phenylacetate--CoA ligase family protein — protein MTSPTPAFPRQQLEEALQRARAAPLYEGRFPKTESLDRKRWEQLPLTKKDDLRAAYPFGLLAVSPDQLSTYHESSGTSGRPISSYFTEGDWEDILTRFLRNGVRLCRQDMVLIKTPYALVTTAHQMHGAARTVGATIVPADNRSANMPYSRVLRLLHDLPVTVAWCMPTEALLWAHAARKAGQNPAKDFPRLRTFLVAGEPLGAAKRARIEALWGGKRVLIDYGSTETGSLAGECERGHLHLWSDRLYFEVRDSQTGGFHQEGSGTLVVTPLFRKAMPLIRYDMEDTVELSHAPCACGSALPTVRVLGREMGLVNVGARAVSALELEEAIYADAAKTGLWFWRARVREGSLEVEIHADEDSARMRVLQALEAAVPGVRVKVTAVAAERFVPDALLSREVPMQKPRFLFGETEDWKSLDYA, from the coding sequence ATGACCTCGCCGACGCCTGCGTTTCCCCGGCAGCAACTTGAAGAGGCCCTCCAGCGTGCCCGTGCCGCCCCCTTGTACGAGGGCCGGTTTCCAAAAACAGAGTCTCTTGACCGGAAGCGTTGGGAGCAACTCCCCCTGACGAAGAAAGACGATCTGCGGGCGGCATACCCCTTCGGCCTGCTCGCCGTTTCACCGGACCAGCTCAGCACCTATCACGAGTCCTCGGGAACGAGCGGACGACCCATCTCCTCGTATTTCACCGAGGGGGATTGGGAAGACATCCTCACGCGGTTCTTGAGAAACGGCGTGAGGCTTTGCCGACAAGACATGGTGCTGATCAAAACACCGTATGCGCTGGTCACCACCGCCCACCAAATGCATGGCGCGGCGCGCACCGTGGGCGCGACCATCGTCCCCGCGGACAACCGTTCAGCCAACATGCCGTACTCCCGCGTGCTTCGCCTGTTGCACGACCTGCCGGTGACAGTCGCCTGGTGCATGCCCACCGAAGCGCTTCTCTGGGCCCATGCCGCGCGAAAGGCAGGACAGAACCCCGCGAAGGACTTCCCTCGACTGCGAACCTTCCTGGTCGCGGGCGAGCCCCTGGGCGCCGCGAAGCGCGCCCGCATCGAGGCCCTGTGGGGCGGAAAGCGCGTGCTCATCGACTATGGCTCCACCGAGACGGGCAGCCTGGCGGGAGAGTGCGAACGGGGGCACCTCCACCTCTGGAGCGACCGGCTCTACTTCGAGGTGCGTGATTCCCAAACGGGGGGCTTCCACCAAGAGGGCTCTGGAACCCTCGTCGTCACCCCGCTGTTCCGGAAGGCCATGCCCCTCATCCGCTACGACATGGAGGACACGGTCGAACTCTCGCATGCGCCCTGCGCCTGTGGCAGCGCGCTGCCGACCGTCCGCGTCCTGGGGCGCGAGATGGGCCTGGTGAACGTCGGCGCGCGAGCGGTTTCCGCGCTGGAGCTGGAAGAAGCCATCTATGCCGACGCGGCGAAGACGGGCCTGTGGTTCTGGCGCGCCCGCGTTCGGGAGGGCTCCTTGGAAGTCGAGATCCACGCCGACGAAGACTCAGCGCGCATGCGTGTCTTGCAAGCCCTGGAAGCCGCCGTCCCGGGAGTCCGCGTGAAGGTCACCGCCGTCGCGGCGGAGCGCTTCGTTCCAGACGCGCTGCTCTCCCGAGAAGTCCCGATGCAAAAGCCCCGTTTTCTCTTTGGGGAAACCGAAGACTGGAAGTCGCTGGATTACGCCTGA
- a CDS encoding amidohydrolase family protein: MPAFVDSHAHLLATQEAFERLLATMDQLDVERCIVVGGGLLTPRQLSRQILRQPTPAETQGLTCDNRSILSLCERSGGRLVPFYFANPWLDPGEYRELGPRFAGLKLGPAVHGVPLDSPRTSAYLDVAQGLGHPVYLHCLDRDGFRVLDLVRLAERYSGLRLILGHGGIGELDYDGVDAIAGQPNLYFETSGAFKHVIQYAVGVLGASRVLYGSEYPLQSASAELCKVQELTVDKAELEAITGGNIRRLLAGGCP, translated from the coding sequence TTGCCAGCGTTCGTTGACAGCCATGCCCACCTGCTGGCGACGCAGGAGGCCTTCGAGCGGCTTCTCGCCACGATGGATCAGCTCGACGTCGAGCGATGCATCGTCGTCGGAGGGGGGCTGCTGACACCCCGGCAGCTCTCGCGGCAGATCCTGAGACAGCCGACACCCGCGGAGACGCAAGGCTTGACCTGTGACAATCGCTCGATCCTCTCGCTGTGCGAGCGCTCCGGGGGCCGACTCGTCCCCTTCTACTTCGCCAATCCCTGGCTCGACCCTGGGGAGTACCGGGAACTCGGACCACGCTTCGCCGGCTTGAAGCTGGGGCCCGCGGTTCACGGTGTGCCGCTCGATTCTCCGCGAACCTCGGCCTACCTCGACGTGGCGCAAGGGCTCGGACACCCCGTGTATCTGCATTGCCTGGATCGGGACGGGTTCCGGGTCTTGGACCTCGTGCGCCTGGCCGAGCGGTACAGCGGGCTCCGGCTGATCCTGGGCCACGGTGGCATCGGTGAACTCGACTACGACGGGGTGGATGCCATTGCCGGGCAGCCGAACCTCTATTTCGAAACCTCGGGAGCCTTCAAGCACGTGATTCAGTACGCGGTCGGCGTGCTCGGTGCCTCCCGGGTCCTCTATGGGTCCGAGTATCCCCTGCAGAGCGCCTCAGCGGAGCTCTGCAAGGTCCAGGAGTTGACCGTGGACAAGGCAGAGCTGGAGGCCATCACCGGTGGCAACATCCGGCGCCTCCTCGCGGGGGGATGCCCATGA
- a CDS encoding class I fructose-bisphosphate aldolase — translation MNAAKKIRLGKILGAKSQRAVIVPIDHGLTMGPLEGIESTGRIARWIHHPGVDAVIAHKGILSRLAAHGALDRKGVILHLNGMSNLSDSVDDKEWLTSIETALLLGADAVSLQVNFNGRNDRANWKMVGQAVDGAARYGLPVLTMLYDKVGEEPQRVRRLKQLMRTAVELGTDALKIGMGERPELLREALEDVQSDVLVFVAGGELTGDEPLLEHVSHALRAGAKGVCIGRNIFVKKNLEQFLERLSGLVHGGSARGEREIALASVR, via the coding sequence ATGAATGCGGCGAAGAAGATACGGCTCGGGAAGATCCTGGGCGCGAAAAGCCAGCGGGCAGTGATTGTCCCCATCGATCACGGACTCACCATGGGGCCCCTGGAGGGAATCGAGTCCACGGGACGCATCGCACGCTGGATCCACCATCCCGGCGTCGATGCGGTCATCGCACACAAGGGAATCCTCTCACGTCTGGCGGCACACGGCGCCCTGGACCGCAAAGGGGTCATCCTCCACCTGAACGGAATGAGCAATCTTTCCGACTCGGTCGATGACAAGGAATGGCTGACGAGCATCGAAACAGCCCTGCTGCTTGGGGCCGACGCGGTGTCCCTCCAAGTCAACTTCAACGGACGGAACGACCGGGCGAACTGGAAGATGGTGGGGCAAGCCGTGGATGGCGCCGCCCGCTACGGGCTGCCAGTCCTCACCATGCTCTACGACAAGGTGGGCGAGGAACCTCAGCGCGTGCGTCGGCTCAAGCAGTTGATGCGCACCGCGGTGGAGCTGGGGACCGACGCGCTCAAGATCGGTATGGGCGAGCGGCCGGAACTGCTCCGCGAAGCGCTCGAGGACGTGCAGAGCGATGTCCTGGTCTTCGTCGCCGGAGGCGAGCTGACGGGCGATGAGCCCCTGCTGGAGCACGTCTCGCATGCCCTCCGCGCTGGCGCCAAGGGGGTCTGCATCGGGCGCAACATCTTCGTGAAGAAGAACCTGGAGCAGTTCCTGGAGCGCCTCTCGGGGCTTGTCCATGGTGGATCCGCGCGCGGTGAACGGGAGATCGCCCTTGCCAGCGTTCGTTGA
- a CDS encoding 3-dehydroquinate synthase II, producing the protein MTLDITNGYSRTRQEDLAALRKPIRLEAMAGNAKGGKQAQTQIWFDTKDFSAPQDHQGLLLRLGRFHYTGVLLHPRNLEALLPAIPGGLKVAVRLESMGELEALLTAGTDQEILRRFQAPLIAVSPHQGLLTRAGEAGLSTCVYQYVDDGESLHRSIQQGFHHPFLMICFRDPTNIPLELVIASLQATGTTLIKEIANPNHVDDAIVTLGVMEVGADGVMFSPIEHERLEGFARRLAERGQEHVTLEPATVTKSEPVGMGFRSCIDLATLFEPTEGMIVGSTSQGGVLCCPEVFFLPYMETRPFRVNAGGVHSYVYNAANRTHYMSELNAGSSVMIVSSNGATRQAPVGRMKTETRPLRLIEARFASGETINVLLQDDWHVRVFSPEAKPLNITELRPGDQILAHKAVPGRHVGIKIDENIKES; encoded by the coding sequence ATGACACTCGACATCACGAACGGATACTCCCGAACCCGCCAAGAGGATCTCGCCGCGCTCCGCAAGCCCATCCGGCTCGAAGCCATGGCCGGAAACGCCAAGGGGGGGAAACAGGCCCAGACCCAGATCTGGTTCGACACGAAGGATTTCTCGGCGCCTCAAGACCACCAAGGGCTGCTCCTGCGGCTGGGACGCTTCCACTACACGGGCGTCCTCCTCCATCCGAGAAACCTCGAGGCCTTGCTGCCCGCGATTCCCGGAGGGCTGAAGGTCGCTGTTCGCCTGGAGTCCATGGGGGAGCTGGAGGCGCTGCTCACCGCAGGCACGGACCAGGAGATCCTCCGGCGGTTCCAAGCCCCCCTGATCGCGGTATCGCCGCACCAGGGCCTCCTGACCCGCGCGGGCGAGGCAGGCCTGTCCACCTGCGTCTACCAGTATGTCGACGACGGCGAGTCGCTGCACCGCTCCATCCAGCAGGGGTTCCACCACCCGTTCCTGATGATCTGCTTCCGCGACCCGACAAACATTCCCCTGGAGCTGGTGATCGCGTCCCTGCAGGCAACCGGTACCACCTTGATCAAGGAGATCGCGAACCCCAACCACGTCGACGACGCCATCGTCACCCTGGGCGTCATGGAGGTCGGAGCCGACGGTGTGATGTTCTCACCCATCGAGCACGAGCGGCTGGAGGGTTTCGCGCGCAGGCTCGCCGAGCGCGGCCAAGAGCACGTCACGCTCGAGCCCGCCACGGTCACGAAGTCCGAGCCGGTTGGCATGGGCTTCCGGAGTTGCATCGATCTGGCGACGCTCTTCGAGCCCACCGAAGGGATGATCGTGGGTTCCACCTCGCAGGGAGGGGTGTTGTGCTGCCCGGAGGTGTTCTTCCTGCCGTACATGGAAACGCGCCCCTTCCGGGTCAACGCGGGTGGCGTGCACAGCTACGTCTACAACGCCGCGAACCGAACCCACTACATGAGCGAGCTCAACGCGGGCTCGTCCGTGATGATCGTCAGCTCCAACGGTGCGACGCGGCAGGCGCCTGTCGGCCGGATGAAAACCGAGACGAGGCCGCTGCGGCTCATCGAAGCCCGCTTCGCTTCGGGAGAGACCATCAACGTGCTCCTCCAGGACGACTGGCACGTCCGTGTCTTCTCGCCCGAGGCAAAGCCTCTCAACATCACCGAGCTGCGGCCGGGTGATCAGATCCTGGCGCACAAGGCGGTGCCGGGCCGTCACGTCGGCATCAAGATCGACGAGAACATCAAGGAAAGCTGA
- a CDS encoding amino acid kinase family protein translates to MHTSIGLGGPRRRQIMKFGGAALATAASIRRAAARLGAEFSRGHQVIAVVSAMGEETDRLVALAAQLSSETAHAEIDAVLATGEQVSAGLMALALEQLGIRARSFLAHQIRIKTDGRFGNAAILEFETGRLEASLARGELPVVAGFQGIDAQDRYVTLGRGGSDMTAVALAASLRADACELFKDVDGVFAEDPRRNPHARKLERVSYEDMEALVKTGAQVLQHSAVQIAARHGVRLHVRSAFHEGSGTWVGRDDTVETLNPTHHIQKVVA, encoded by the coding sequence ATGCATACATCCATCGGACTGGGCGGCCCGAGGCGCCGACAGATCATGAAGTTTGGAGGCGCCGCGCTGGCAACCGCCGCGAGCATCCGCCGGGCGGCAGCGCGCCTCGGTGCTGAATTCTCAAGAGGCCACCAGGTCATCGCCGTGGTCAGCGCCATGGGCGAGGAGACGGACCGCTTGGTCGCGCTGGCGGCCCAGCTCTCCTCCGAGACCGCTCACGCAGAGATCGATGCGGTGCTCGCGACAGGCGAGCAGGTCTCCGCGGGGCTGATGGCGCTGGCGCTCGAGCAGCTCGGCATCCGGGCGCGGTCCTTCCTGGCCCACCAGATCCGCATCAAGACCGACGGACGCTTCGGGAACGCGGCCATCCTCGAGTTCGAGACGGGGCGGTTGGAGGCTTCGCTCGCCCGGGGAGAGCTGCCGGTCGTCGCGGGTTTCCAGGGCATCGACGCGCAGGACCGCTACGTCACACTCGGGCGCGGCGGCTCGGACATGACGGCCGTGGCGCTCGCGGCCAGCCTCCGCGCCGACGCCTGCGAGCTCTTCAAGGATGTCGACGGTGTCTTCGCCGAGGATCCGCGCCGCAATCCCCACGCTCGGAAGCTGGAGCGCGTCTCCTACGAGGACATGGAAGCCCTCGTGAAGACCGGTGCCCAGGTTCTCCAGCACTCCGCCGTGCAGATCGCGGCCCGTCACGGTGTCCGCCTCCATGTGCGCTCCGCCTTCCATGAGGGAAGCGGCACCTGGGTTGGCCGAGACGACACCGTGGAAACCCTGAACCCAACCCATCACATCCAGAAGGTGGTCGCATGA
- a CDS encoding LysR family transcriptional regulator — MPRDINLNRIEIFREVALSGSFTKAALTLKQPKSRVSRNISALESELGVQLIHRSSRHFRLTEAGRVFYARMQGLMEQVHEAINELTETTNEVAGPIRISVAEDIGHSLMSHVCHDFLKQYPKVQVELHLTNDCVEALGSSFDLAVRVGRLKDSAALQRKVGETYLLLVASPVFLREYGELPRDPTEFIELPFLGFSRFGSFQQQLSLVNGGVKRQVKVKIPFLSNDLLVLKSMAMKGMGLAWLPSFILRDELHKGTLVHVFRGWTSQAFPIQIVLPPRKDSPLRIKRFVDFVAAALQKEF; from the coding sequence TTGCCCAGGGACATCAACCTCAACCGCATCGAAATCTTCAGGGAAGTCGCCTTGAGCGGGAGCTTCACCAAGGCCGCCTTGACGCTGAAACAGCCGAAGTCGCGGGTCAGCCGCAACATCTCGGCCCTCGAGTCAGAGCTGGGCGTGCAGCTCATCCACCGCTCCTCGCGGCATTTCCGGCTGACAGAGGCCGGGCGCGTGTTCTACGCGAGGATGCAGGGGCTGATGGAGCAGGTGCACGAGGCCATCAACGAGCTCACCGAGACGACGAACGAAGTCGCGGGCCCCATTCGGATCAGCGTGGCCGAGGACATCGGGCATTCCCTCATGAGCCACGTCTGCCATGACTTCCTGAAACAGTATCCGAAGGTTCAGGTCGAGCTTCACCTCACGAACGATTGCGTCGAGGCGCTGGGGAGTTCATTTGATCTCGCCGTGCGTGTGGGTCGACTGAAGGACAGCGCCGCCCTTCAAAGGAAAGTGGGAGAGACGTACCTGCTGCTCGTCGCGAGTCCCGTTTTCCTTCGTGAGTACGGCGAGCTGCCAAGGGATCCGACCGAGTTCATCGAGCTTCCATTCCTCGGCTTCTCTCGGTTCGGTTCCTTTCAGCAGCAATTGTCGCTGGTGAATGGAGGCGTCAAGCGCCAGGTCAAGGTCAAGATTCCCTTCTTGAGCAATGACTTGTTGGTCCTGAAGTCCATGGCGATGAAGGGCATGGGGCTCGCATGGCTTCCGAGCTTCATCCTGAGGGATGAACTTCACAAGGGGACACTGGTCCACGTGTTTCGTGGCTGGACGTCACAGGCCTTCCCCATCCAGATCGTGTTGCCCCCGAGGAAGGACAGCCCCCTGCGAATCAAGCGCTTCGTTGATTTCGTGGCAGCGGCGCTCCAGAAGGAGTTTTGA